A part of Cydia strobilella chromosome 15, ilCydStro3.1, whole genome shotgun sequence genomic DNA contains:
- the LOC134747812 gene encoding uncharacterized protein LOC134747812, with amino-acid sequence MEKFGEYVKKSVLNFKLQQCCWVASVRTGALTLACLNIILGLTVLVEISKGEEASFTPLLLQALSETTDKEEDGPDFIPSCIIAYAVEIASNALVICAMWRNDIVLLRAYLYYAVGVLTLAIMIYSVVIGALGLIPELLIVASVGTQLYQIMLVRSAMVEIKHASIKNGYTVNLKPINKPGSGSNENYTVNIESEKPKLPPKPVTKGDISKSVIKEVTDKEVTAKEASVTVHSLAKQAFLREATEEAREGVPSRVLVKEKAKIDRAKPERIDFTKKV; translated from the exons ATGGAAAAGTTTGGGGAGTATGTGAAGAAAAGTGTGCTTAATTTTAAGTTGCAGCAATGTTGCTGGGTGGCCAGTGTGAGGACCGGTGCGCTGACGCTTGCttgcttaaatattattttgggg TTAACCGTACTCGTAGAAATATCGAAAGGAGAAGAAGCAAGCTTCACTCCGCTGCTACTCCAGGCTTTAAGCGAAACCACTGATAAGGAAGAGGATGGGCCGGACTTCATACCTTCTTGCATCATCGCGTATGCCGTGGAAATCGCTTCCAACGCGCTGGTTATATGTGCTATGTGGCGG aacgACATAGTGCTCCTTCGAGCGTACTTGTACTACGCCGTGGGGGTTCTCACGTTGGCTATCATGATATACTCCGTGGTCATTGGAGCCCTGGGGCTCATACCGGAGCTACTCATTGTAGCTAGTGTTG GAACTCAACTTTATCAAATAATGTTAGTACGAAGCGCAATGGTCGAAATAAAACACGCCTCAATAAAGAACGGCTACACCGTCAACTTAAAACCAATTAACAAACCAGGCTCTGGATCTAACGAGAACTATACCGTTAATATCGAGTCAGAAAAACCTAAATTACCACCGAAACCAGTGACTAAAGGGGATATATCCAAGTCGGTAATAAAGGAAGTTACCGATAAGGAAGTAACGGCTAAGGAAGCATCGGTTACTGTGCATTCGCTAGCGAAGCAAGCGTTTCTTCGCGAAGCGACGGAAGAAGCGAGGGAAGGTGTGCCTTCGCGTGTCCTCGTGAAGGAGAAAGCGAAGATAGATAGAGCGAAGCCAGAGAGAATTGATTTTACGAAGAAAGTGTAA
- the LOC134747813 gene encoding uncharacterized protein LOC134747813, translating into MFFAEESFEPLLLKVLNGISEEPPNYGPSCMIVYAVELGSNVVLLCGIIRNDLILLRVYMYFAFGVLTAALMAYSVMFAPQELTVKFLIAASIGHQIYILLLLRSAMIEIKQALKQNENDYVVRYRKTSGRYVPGTRDRYSVVIEPYRRRSANPYDRELYRRSSSLVPFGREPYRSSLVPYKEEPGWQSSVPSVQEHVTVVEEEKATVIVHSPAKEELAKEVVDKEETAKEVKGKEEKGKEVKRKRSFFGRNEKVKKHESKNVINDD; encoded by the exons ATGTTTTTCGCGGAAGAGAGTTTCGAACCTCTACTGCTCAAGGTCCTAAACGGCATTTCTGAGGAGCCTCCTAATTACGGACCTTCCTGCATGATTGTCTACGCTGTCGAACTTGGCTCTAATGTAGTGCTGTTGTGCGGTATAATACGG AACGACCTCATACTGCTTCGTGTCTACATGTACTTTGCCTTCGGAGTCCTGACGGCTGCGCTTATGGCTTACTCCGTGATGTTCGCACCTCAAGAACTAACCGTGAAGTTCCTCATTGCCGCCAGCATTG GACACCAAATCTACATCCTACTGTTACTGCGTAGCGCAATGATCGAAATAAAACAGGCTTTAAAACAGAACGAGAACGATTACGTGGTCAGATATCGAAAAACGAGCGGTCGATATGTACCAGGCACAAGAGATAGGTACAGTGTTGTTATCGAACCTTATAGACGACGCTCAGCTAATCCTTATGATAGAGAACTTTATAGACGAAGCAGTTCATTGGTTCCCTTTGGTAGAGAACCATATAGAAGTTCATTAGTACCTTATAAAGAAGAACCAGGGTGGCAAAGCTCAGTACCTTCTGTTCAAGAACATGTAACAGTAGTCGAGGAAGAAAAGGCAACGGTTATAGTACATTCGCCAGCGAAGGAAGAGCTTGCTAAGGAAGTTGTTGATAAGGAAGAGACGGCTAAAGAAGTGAAAGGGAAGGAAGAGAAGGGAAAGGAAGTGAAACGTAAGCGTAGCTTCTTTGGGAGGAATGAGAAGGTGAAAAAACATGAAAGCAAGAATGTGATAAACGATGATTGA